The nucleotide window TCTTGACAGCAAGCTACGCTGGAAAGCTCATgtcaagaagaaaaaagaagaccTAGAGATAAGgtacaaaaaattgtactggcTCATAggtagaaactcttcactatcaacacaaaataagaaactcttGTATAAACAGGTCCTAATGCCAGTGTGGACTTATGGTATCCAGTTGTGGGGTTGTACCAGAAAAAGCAACATTCAAATAATACAGCGATTCCAAAATAAAGTACTCAGGGGTATCATCAATGCACCCTGGTACGTCAGAAATGAAGACATTCATCGCGATCTTCAAATGGACTTCGTGGACTCGGTTATTAGCAAACATGCTAAATCCCACGAACGCAGGCTCCATCAACATGTGAACGTCGAGGCTATCCAGCTCCTCGACAACACAGACCTAAAACGTAGACTTAAAAGGACTAAGCCTTTTGAGCTAGTGTAGTTATAGTGTTAGTGCAGTgtaaagaacacaagaaagaacaaagtgaaaatttagtgctaatgcaatataatgaacacaagaacaaagtgtcataaataataactaacgataaactaagaaatatgtcaatggacggactcttagacataagtacttttataagtttaggttaacataatattacttattagctttactcgtaggctagattgtaatcttaataaagtactgctgtcagtactttatggtcattaaaaaaaaaaaaaaaaaaaaaatgccaaaaatcacgaaggacaaaccaacaaccaCACTTTcgcacaatttataataggtagtgatttattttattttatttgaatacgtCATAAGAAGAGGCTTAATTCCAGTCACTTTCCTAATGTGTGTATTACTTTTAGTGTTTTTTATGTGTGGTTATAAAAGAcctaaccaatttttttataacttcaaAAATAATGTATGAGTACACTTAAATTAAACTTCTTTTATTTTAGTTCATAAATTTGTACCTACGTGCAAAATTTTGTGGCGATCGGCATAAAAATAGAGAAGATActtaatataacaagtgtaaattaaaaattttcaacacccccgaccacgacaaatcattttcaaataaataattatgtatatctaggcaacgcccatcttgacaacttgacatttgtcaattgacacttgaatattatgaacctaacggttatctaaccttcttttctacaagaaaactagaaaatagctgataacttttaaacggctgaaccaatttttttggattatagctaagaacactctcgatcaagccacctttcaaacaaaaaaaactaaattaaaatcggttcattcgtttaggcgctacgatgccacagacagatacacagatacacagatacacagatacacagatacacagatacacagatacacagatacacagatacacagacacacagatacacacgtcaaacttataacacccctctttttgggtcgggggttaaaaataatttttggtaAGCACATAAAATTTTCAATTGTCTATGATTCGGATTCGATTGAATGTAGAATTAGGAGGCGACAATGTTATGTTCAGTACAAAATcattgagtaggtacataactatGTATCGAAAACCGCTACGAAGAGTTTAACACACAACTGTTTGGAGAGAAACAAAAACTTGTTGCGTCTGAATAAGTCCGCTCCAAAAAATTCAGACCAAAAACGAGCTAGAAATGTTGAAAGCATTAATTAGCCGCGGTCACGAGAATCTTCCCCGAGAACTGTTTGCTTAGTACGAGATTTTATATCACAACGTTCATAGAATTCgagatttcatggactttaaccgcctttttttaaagttcaagtATTTTACAGTTCGTCCATATGTCCAGCTAGCGCTCCAACCTCCAAGTAACACCCCAATAACTCAACAGttaaagagcggactgaatttcgaaaggtcggcggttcaaaccccacccgttgcactatggtcgtacctactcctagcacaagctttacgcttagttggatgCGAAAGAGATATATATAAGTCATGATTAGCGtggttaatattattaaaaaaaaagcgaaaacgttacaaaattaaaatcgatgcTATTGAAGTTTTGACTTTAAATTTAGGGcttttaggtctattttactttgaagtTATTGTGTTTCGATTTCGAATTTGGATGAGATGTCTTACACTAAGCACACTGTCCGACGCaaagtaattaattagaaaaCTTCAGTCTTCTGAGTTCTGTTATACTTTCTGAAGCACTTTTAGACTTCATTTTCATATTGTTGTGGTCGTCAACTCGTCATTATCTTTTAACCAATAGACGTTTACTGCTACATGAAGGTTGAATGTCTTGCAAATACCTCCATATTAGAATACTTTTGATAAAAAGAAAGTAAGTAAGCcataatagcctagtggtataTTTTCTCCGCCTCTTATTCggaaggtcaggggttcgatacCAGATACGTACCTCTACCTTTTCGGACATATgtgctttttaagcaattaaataataaatatcacttgcttaagcggtcaaggaaaacatcgtgagaaaacctgtatgcctgagagttctccataatgttctcaaaggggCCTAAAGTCAGCCCAATTTGCaattggtcagcgtggtagactatggccaaagtcttctcgttctgagaggagacccgtactcagtgaGTGAGCCAGTgaggggttgatcatgatgatgatgatttgttgtgggctcttctcagacttgggcgcgtttggaaccctcgtagctttagttgtaagtctacgtaattaattatcactacttatatcaaatctaacaaatcctaCAAACAAAAGATGTacaatagtacttacctactttgaataaagatTTTGACTATTGTCTTTTGAGGATGaagttatttcataataaaagcGCAAGCTATTCTATTCCTTACTGGTGCCAAAACGAAGTCCTTAAAATTCTGAAGTTTGCAAAGATCTAGAAGTTCGGCAGAACCTCTTAGTATTCGGCAGAATCTGTCATAGGCATTTTTGAAACTGAAAACCTTCCGTGCACTTATTGTTATATTATCTACACGTTAAAGTGCAAGAGTTTTGCAACTCTTATTTGTATTGTGGTGGTATTAAAATGGTGCCCGAATTAACTGAATTACTGCACTTGCAGACTTCAGGCAATATGTCACGTTCGCCGTAGAAGCAATTTGTCTTGAAGTCGATTTGTGGCTGCACCGTCTGACTAGAATAATTTAAATAGCACTCGGTCTTTCACGACATTCGCTACAATATAGCGCTTAAATGAACTACCAAATTAAGCGAAATTGTACATGcacctatttaatttaatttttcaggtGCTAGCATTCCGATTTTAccatttttgggttccgtatctccagagaaaaaagaacccttataggatcacttcattgtctgtctgtcagtctggcAAAACCTGTCAAAGGAATCAACAAGGTACTTTCCGTTggcttagaatcatgaaagacaggcagcaatgtcttataggacaagtaaagggaaaaattcgaaaaccaaGAATTTGTGGTGAGATCACCAAAAATTACTTAagtagtgttatttcttgtaccatggtacggaacccttcgtgtgcgagtccgactcgcacttgcttggttttttttattatggacTGTGATACTTTCCCGCAGTAAAAAACAGCCAATGAAATTCAGAACTCGGAATTCAAGTCTCTGTGTCAATTAAGATCTGAAAATAAACGATACCTGTCTTTAAGCATATAGAAAGAGATACACACTTTCTTATTCATATTtcgtttttaaaactttaaaaaataagacGTAGATTTAGAAATTGAATGTAAAGAACATTTCCACCTACTTGCTGTTCATAATCGACTCATCCGTAGAACAGAGTTCCATCTACAGGATTGATAGTTTTCAGTAGAGGTAAGCGAAGTTGTTGACTTGTGTAATTCTTAAACAGTGAGACTggggattttgattttttggtaTGTTGTAACAACGCCCTAGTCTAGTTAAATGCTATGTAGTGTATATTTCTTATCCTCTTATTTCACGAGATAGTGAGTTTCATATCAACATAGGACGTTTTATAGCGGAAGAGCGGGGGTCCGTAGTGAACATTGTACGTTGCTTTACGGAGACGTCTGAATTATGTGACGTTCTATATTAACATGGGTCATGTTTTGTTGGAATTACCTATTCCTTATGAGTCCTTTGTGAATAACAtcttaaaatttttaaacataatgtgAGCTATATGATGACTACCCTCCCatgtaactaaataaaaaacaagCCATTATTAAAAgtcatttattaattaaaaaaatctcaaaacaaataacaaaactGAACGGCAATCACATCACAGTTAGGTACGGTGGTACTTAAAATTAGCATAGTTTAAAACTTACAGATCTATGTACCTATAGGAACAATGCGTACAGGTAAAAACATACTTAACAACAATTATTGGAATACACTTTCGCGATCAATGtctcctaccaattacaatccgggtatctttaaaacaagagtgaataggcaccttctaggtaaacgcgtcccatcttagaccacatcatcactttccatcaggtgtgattgtggtcaagcgcttgcctataattaataaaagaacaaaaaaaaaattacgtataCCTAAAACTGCTTTGGTGGCATAAAAGTTAAAACgtaaaatagtaattaaatgGCATATCGTATCACAGCATGGTAACTAGTTAACCTATATGACTACGGCATGGACTTAAATTAGCAATCTTAAACTTATAAATGTACGTAAATGTTTATCATACAACATGAAATACGTATATGGAGATATTCAGCCTTCATAACAATCAGTCTTatatatacaagagttaatgtagttctacaatAACATctttaaaagaaaagaaaattaaattcgaaaaaaaaaattaaaatcggaaagaaaaaaaaaattattaaaatcggttcgtatTTGGCGGACTAAtcaagtaataaacatacaaaaaaaacatacagtcgactagagaacctcctcttttttgaagtcggttaaaaaataaatatctaaaatgTTTCTTACTCCGATAAATTTTCTTCCGATTCTTCAGAAACATCAATAGTGGTGTGATGTGGCAAGGAGTAAAAGTAAGGATGATATTCTGAGGGAATAACTTCCGAGCGGCACATATCCATCAAATCTTTATATTTAGCAGCTGGAACCATAATAGGTTCAGAATATGCAGGTTTTAGTTGAGTTTGTATTGAGTTCCTCGTGTTACTGCGAATCACTAAAATACTATAATCTTGTTGAGTCAGGTCGTATTTAAAAAACAGTTTGTTGGTATCACTACCGTCTGCATGAACCTCTCGAATTTTACTCCAGTTAATTTTCTTGCCCTTAATGTCTTTCATCCAAACCTTATTAATAACAAGACATTTAAAGTCAAATACGTCATTCTGGGTTATGTTGCGAACAACATAGGGTTCTCCTTCATTCTTAGCCCATCTTACTAATAAACGCCATTCATGAGGGGCATATATAGTTTTGGTTCGAGAAGCTCTCTCGATGACAGAGTGGACACTGTCCCCCTCATTTTGGGTGTGTCCTTTCTGTAAGAAGCGGTGTGTTATGCATATGTTGAACTTTTTTGCTGCGTAAACGTACATTGAAAATACAAAGCGGTTACGATTTTGGCCAGCACAGTTGTCTGACCAAAATCGAAACTCTTTGACCCCTTGGTCAACATTAGTCTGGATAAAATCTAAGAGGCAACTGCTGACTTCATTTGCGCCACGTTTTGCCACAGATTCATCCCACATATAGCAAACGGCCTTCCTTTTACCCatgtcaaaaactgtgaaattaAAAGAAGACAGCTTTCTCTTATAGTAAAATATGTTTATATTGCCATGAGGACACTGCAacactttttcaaaatcaaacACAGCAGTAACCATGTTTCCATTTGACTCctcagcgtatttcttatcttGGCTTTTTAAGTTCCTTGCGACCTTCTTATTAGTCTGGTGTTCTTGAAAAGTTTCTTTTTCTTGGTCCGTTGGATTCTTTTTCAATCGGAAAACGTGGCATTCGTCGCACTGATCTTTTTTGGGAGTATGAAAAGCTAGATTGAAGTTTAAGTTGACAATGTCACGATACTGACGTTCCTTTGTAGCCTTAGACGTGTATTTATCGGGGTCGAACCATTCAAGGTATAATTTGAACATTTTGGCAATACTTAAATCTCCTTGTAGGTAAAGCTTCTGGCTATTCTTGCGTATATAATGTGATTCAACAGGGGCAAATGCCCGAACATGGTCACAAACACTTAGTTTCATAGCGTCATCTATAACGATCTTATGACTGTCGTGGCGACCCCGTCTGTCCTCTTCTAAAATAGCACTTCCATCGTACTTCTTCCATGCAGTCTTTAAGATACGAGTTGAAACGGCAAGAGTATTAATGAACATAGTTTGGCATACTTCAGTTTTCTCGCAGTGAGATTCGCTAGAACCTGTGATCAGCGGCAGATAATACTTAAAAGTATGTTTTCTATTATTAGGAGTGTCTTGATTCAGGCATCTTTTCTTCTTCATTTTATCGGAATATTTGATGATGAAATTCCACTGCATAGCTCGATCTCCCAGTTGCCAAAATTTTGTGAAGCAGTTCAACCGCTGTTGGTGAGATATTTTATCGGGGCATTTGTAACGGCATTTGCATGATGACCCCATCGTTTTTTCGTCTACCGCTATTCCCTTTTTCGTTACATATTTCTTACCTAAGTTCTTAAGGCATTTGCGTTTAAGGTCTGCCCATTCTTTTGGGCGCCTCTGTCGTTTTCTAGTCGTTTTAAGAGTCATGGTGGGATCGCTTGAGTGCGACGTAGCAGGTGAATTTGTGGTGCTAAATGACGACGAAGAAATCACAGCGAATATGTCTGCATGATTAGGGCAGAATGAGCTATCGCAGATCGAATGGGCATTAATAGGAGATGGCATAGGAGTTGGCACTGACAGTTCCAAATTAACCGGGGTAGATCTATGGTGAGGAACTTCTAACAGCTCTTCAAGCTGAATAATTGGCGAATTCTCGAAACTAGAAGGCACTTCCAAAGAAAATGTGCTAGGTTGATTGCTGTAAATATCTTTGGCATACGGATCAGACATGACATTTGGTATTGAGCTATCACAGGTAATTTCTTTGGTCCCACCATCTTCATACAGAACTTCTTCCCATATATCAGCTAGTTCACGACTGATTTCTTCTGCACCAGGAGGCAAAGGTGAGGTTTGTTGTGTCATATCATTGTCATCAACATTCAcagctgaaataaaataaaaactgtataattattattacaggtACTTACAAAGAAATTAGTTTAACaaatcttaaataaaaaatctttataattttattatttcatgatATTTCTAAACGAACAACGTCCTAAGTGATGTCTTTATCCCAGTAAAAACGTCCCATCTTAATATCAAACCAACAAATCGTATCACAGATACCGTAGAAAAACGTTCTATATTCACATGAAACTCTTAAAATATCAATAATGTTCGAATAAAATCGTCCTTACATTTCATAAGACTTCTACTTTTttgctatttattattacagAAAGAAAGAATACTTTGTGAGTAAGCAGTACGCCAATTGTAGTTTCGGATGATTTTCACACTAAAAATGCCTTTCTATCCTCTCCGTCATAAAACgtcctaaataaaaatcgatCGCCCACGACGGTTTACTGAGACAAAAATGCAAATCACAGCAATACAGATataatgtttattaatttaagaatttattagtGTGTATGGCAAAATAATACAGCTAAAATCGTCAACTTACCAGCATTtacactttttttcatataatcAGCAGGAACGTTTGAAAATTTTCTTTCTGCATCAGCTCTTTTAAGCATATCTAACATTTTCTGTGAACGTGACatctttaaaatatgtttttacatGCAAAACATTTAATACATTATTTTGTTcatcaaaccaaaaaaaatctgAGCGCATTGACACAAATACGCCATCACTCCAACGAAGAGCGGCCGGACTGACGAGCGGACGGGGCGCCCGCGCCGCCCCTGCTCCCCGCGCGCGGTTAGTTGATCACTTCGTGCGTTTTAATGCGGAGTTAATGTCAGATGGGACGTTATACGATTCTGTATTTCCGAAACTAAacaagatacgaaaattctaaaaacgTACGTCTGTAGAGTTCGTATTCCTTATCGCGTTTAGCTATTTAACTCATTTTTGCTCCATGATCACATCGAACTCTGTTCTACGGATGAGTCGCATTGTTTCTACAATACGCCCTTCTTTCATTCACTTTAAACCGGgatatcataaaaatatatcatccTATTAACTTTGATCCGAGTAGCGATTGCGGATAAAAGTAGGCAATTCGTCTGAATTTTCGTCCCCTTTAAGGATCTAATAAATCTAAGTGACGAGGGCTAACAACTTTTAGAGTGGATACGTATTAGATTAGAGGATCAAGATGTAGTTACGTGACAGCCCTGCCATGGCTACGCTCTCAGAATTTTCATTACTGTAAACTGACTGGTGAACTTGCAGTTAACTAAAAATGTAGTTGTGAAAATGAAGCCAATCATTATTCAAAAAATAGCTATGGTCAGAAACGGTataaattttatgtaaatatagcCCGCTTTACCTATTTCATGAAACAACATGTCTATTTTACCTAACTTAGTT belongs to Maniola jurtina chromosome 6, ilManJurt1.1, whole genome shotgun sequence and includes:
- the LOC123865989 gene encoding uncharacterized protein LOC123865989, translating into MSRSQKMLDMLKRADAERKFSNVPADYMKKSVNAAVNVDDNDMTQQTSPLPPGAEEISRELADIWEEVLYEDGGTKEITCDSSIPNVMSDPYAKDIYSNQPSTFSLEVPSSFENSPIIQLEELLEVPHHRSTPVNLELSVPTPMPSPINAHSICDSSFCPNHADIFAVISSSSFSTTNSPATSHSSDPTMTLKTTRKRQRRPKEWADLKRKCLKNLGKKYVTKKGIAVDEKTMGSSCKCRYKCPDKISHQQRLNCFTKFWQLGDRAMQWNFIIKYSDKMKKKRCLNQDTPNNRKHTFKYYLPLITGSSESHCEKTEVCQTMFINTLAVSTRILKTAWKKYDGSAILEEDRRGRHDSHKIVIDDAMKLSVCDHVRAFAPVESHYIRKNSQKLYLQGDLSIAKMFKLYLEWFDPDKYTSKATKERQYRDIVNLNFNLAFHTPKKDQCDECHVFRLKKNPTDQEKETFQEHQTNKKVARNLKSQDKKYAEESNGNMVTAVFDFEKVLQCPHGNINIFYYKRKLSSFNFTVFDMGKRKAVCYMWDESVAKRGANEVSSCLLDFIQTNVDQGVKEFRFWSDNCAGQNRNRFVFSMYVYAAKKFNICITHRFLQKGHTQNEGDSVHSVIERASRTKTIYAPHEWRLLVRWAKNEGEPYVVRNITQNDVFDFKCLVINKVWMKDIKGKKINWSKIREVHADGSDTNKLFFKYDLTQQDYSILVIRSNTRNSIQTQLKPAYSEPIMVPAAKYKDLMDMCRSEVIPSEYHPYFYSLPHHTTIDVSEESEENLSE